TTTGCCGCTCCGATCTCAATAATTTCCGGAATCTTGTCTCTCTGATATGTCAGTGTCGTTTCAAGGTCAAAAACAATGATCTGCAAGCGTAATCACATCCTGTATGTATTGTCTCTATTATGGCTCGAATCGGGCATAGAAAGCAAAACAAAGACCAAAGCGGCTGTGATTGAAACGAAAAAGGATAAGAACCCATCGGATTCCTATCCTTTTTTATTTGTTTAGTCTGGTGATTTTGTCGATTCCCTCGTCAATTGACGCAATCCGTAGCTCATCCTCGCTATTTGCCCGTCTTCATCCCGGAAAAATTCAATCCAGGGGATGGAGTCTCTTTTTTGGAAAATGAAGCTGTCTTTTTGTACCGGGATCAGCGGAAACGAGAGACCATCCACCTCCAGGAATAGCTTCCCTTCGCTTTTGGCAATCGATGCGCTTACCCATTCCTGCGAAGAGTAGCGACCCTCGTACAATGATAACTGCTCATCTGTGACCTCGTATGGATCATAGGCATAAACCGGGGCTTCAGCGGGCCTTGCAAAATAACTGTTCAAAAAGCCGAGGACCAACTCTCGGACGCTCACGCCATCGAGATTGACCAGAATCACGCCCGTAATCCCTTGAGCCGGAACCGAAAAAATGTGCGAGCAGATTCCCTTCAACGATCCGCCATGCTCTACCAGCAAGCCATCCGGAAAGGCAGGCGAGACCATCAGACCATAGCCGTAGGAGCGATGCCCGTCCACACGAGCAAAGGGGGTGAGCATTTGCCGGACGCTATCGGCAGACAAAATAGTTGTCGGGTTTCCCGTTGCCCCCAAACGAAAGACTTCCAAATAAGCGAGTAGATCATTCACAGTCGATTTGAGGAAACCGGCCGCCCGCATCGGTGGAGCATCGTGCCAGATGGGTGCTGCAATGATTTAATTTTCGTCATCAATTTTTTTGTTGGTATACAAGATCGTGACGTCAGCCTGGTCAGCCAACTCATCCACAGAAAAAACGGTTCTATTCATACCCAGTGGCTGCAAAATATGCGTCGCCATGTATTGCTCATACGTCTGGTTGCTGACCCGTTCAATGATCGCCCCCAAAAGCCCGTATGCATCGTTGTTGTAGCTAAAGGCACCCCCTGGCTCTGAGAGTGGCTTCCCTTCGAATCCAGCAATGGCTTCCATGACTTCTTCGTACGTATCCAGGTAAGGCACTGTCTTTAGTTCTTCCTCTGCCTTGGTTCCAATGACAGCAGGATCATTCTCCATACTCCGCCTCATTGCACCATCTAAGTAAGGCATGGGCGCTATTCCGGGCGTATGTGTCATGAAATGATGGATCGTCATGCGTGCTGTCAGTTCGTGATCGCCCGCCCGAAACTCAGGCAAATATTTCACGACGGGATCATGAACAGACAGCTTGCCTGCCTCCTGCAACTGCATGATCGCAACGCAGGTAAACGATTTGGTGATGGATGCGATGCCAAAAACGGTGTCGAGGGAAAGGGGCTGTTGCTGTTCTCTGTCACGAAACCCGAACGTCCCCTCGTACAAAAGCTCACCTTCACGTGCAACAGCTATAGCTGCACCCGGAGCATTCGCCTCGTCCAGCAGCTGCTGTGCATACGCCTGGAACTGTTCCTTCCATGCCGTCATTTTCATCAACTCCCTATCGCTTGCTCATAAATCGCTTTTGCAACACGGGCGATGGTATGCTCTGCGGCTTCTTTGTCAGTCACACCGCGTGATAGTGCCGTGATCGCAATCATTCCTTTTCCTTCGGGCAAATAAATGATGCCAGCATCATTGACGACAGCATTGACGGTCCCGGTCTTATGTGCGACCTTTGTTCCTTCTGGCAGCATGTACGGCAGACGGCTGTTGTAATGCTGACGTCGCATGATGTCCAGCATTAGCTCGCAGGAGGCTTCCGTGAGAATTTGTTTTCGCGCAATCAGAACGAGCAGGCGGTTCAGCTCGGCAGGTGTCGCTACGTTATTATCAAGCGTAGGCATCGAGACATCGTGGATCAATTCGTAATTGCCTGACTCTTCCCGTCGCATGAACTCATCGAACCCTGCCTCCGATGGTGCAGGCTCATTCATACCCACACAATGGTTGAGGAGCTCCCAGCAATTATGCCGCAAATGAATCTGCGAAAGCCCCAGCTCATGCATGTGCTCATTCACCTTGTCGATGCCGCCGATCAGCTCGAGAATTTGGTCTGTCGCATAGTTATCGCTGACAATCGTCATCAGTGTCGCCAAGTCTTTGACCGTTAAAGCCGCTCCGGCATCCAGCTCTTGCAAAATGCCCGACCCTGGGACGCGATCCTCC
This genomic stretch from Brevibacillus brevis harbors:
- a CDS encoding DUF3471 domain-containing protein, translated to MILVNLDGVSVRELVLGFLNSYFARPAEAPVYAYDPYEVTDEQLSLYEGRYSSQEWVSASIAKSEGKLFLEVDGLSFPLIPVQKDSFIFQKRDSIPWIEFFRDEDGQIARMSYGLRQLTRESTKSPD
- a CDS encoding serine hydrolase, which codes for MTWQQAVENVLKEAPGIFGIAAVHLETGETAGHLEEELFQLASAFKIPIMVTLMREVEAGRIRLDQRVTLKWEDRVPGSGILQELDAGAALTVKDLATLMTIVSDNYATDQILELIGGIDKVNEHMHELGLSQIHLRHNCWELLNHCVGMNEPAPSEAGFDEFMRREESGNYELIHDVSMPTLDNNVATPAELNRLLVLIARKQILTEASCELMLDIMRRQHYNSRLPYMLPEGTKVAHKTGTVNAVVNDAGIIYLPEGKGMIAITALSRGVTDKEAAEHTIARVAKAIYEQAIGS